A DNA window from Setaria viridis chromosome 2, Setaria_viridis_v4.0, whole genome shotgun sequence contains the following coding sequences:
- the LOC117843826 gene encoding uncharacterized protein: MSVRIKAVVDRFVKELQEALDADIQDRIMKEREMQSYIEEREREVAEREAAWKAELSRREAEIARQEARLKMEKENLEKEKSVLMGTASSQDNQDGALEITVSGEKYRCLRFSKAKK, from the exons ATGTCGGTGCGGATCAAGGCGGTGGTGGACCGGTTCGTGAAGGAGCTGCAGGAGGCGCTGGACGCGGACATCCAGGACCGCATCATGAAGGAGCGCGAGATGCAGAGCTACATcgaggagcgcgagcgcgaggtCGCCGAGCGGGAGGCCGCGTGGAAGGCCGAGCTCTCCCGCCGCGAG GCAGAGATTGCACGGCAAGAGGCCAGGCTGAAGATGGAAAAGGAGAACCTGGAGAAGGAAAAGAGCGTCCTCATGGGAACTGCCTCCAGCCAGGACAACCAAGATGGAGCCCTTGAAATCACCGTCAGTGGCGAGAAGTACAGGTGCCTTCGTTTCTCCAAGGCAAAGAAATGA
- the LOC117843824 gene encoding AT-hook motif nuclear-localized protein 10 codes for MMEVRPSSEQGVMPGREPFGLPKSPPTPPSSGGPPQSLRMAFTTDGTPVFAPVSSAPPATATYQPFGGAAATSLAGAGGNGGAPVHPPGGAGEPVAKKKRGRPRKYGPDGSMSLALVHTSMAAAPGSAAPGASGPFSPEGAKTPSTAPSASPDGAKKRGRPKGSTNKKHVPALGSAGAGFTPHVIFVKAGEDVSAKIMSFSQHGTRAVCILSANGAISNVTLRQSATSGGTVTYEGRFEILSLSGSFLLSENGGHRSRTGGLSVSLAGPDGRVLGGSVAGLLTAASPVQIVAGSFNTDGKKEPPKQQQQQQQQQLAPSPSDPSPAPLKVTPAAPSSPPSRGTMSLSESSGGPPSPPHGGASGGGSHGQQQSGGFSGLSWK; via the exons ATGATGGAGGTGAGGCCGTCTTCGGAGCAAGGGGTGATGCCGGGAAGGGAGCCGTTCGGGCTGCCGAAAagcccgccgacgccgccgtcctccgGAGGGCCGCCGCAGAGCCTGCGCATGGCGTTCACGACGGACGGCACCCCCGTGTTCGCCCCGGTGAGCTCCGCGCCGCCAGCGACGGCGACGTACCAGCCCTTTGGCGGCGCGGCTGCTACGAGCTTGGCTGGCGCAGGAGGCAATGGCGGGGCGCCGGTGCACCCGCCGGGTGGCGCCGGTGAGCCGGTGGCCAAGAAGAAGCGTGGTCGGCCAAGGAAGTACGGCCCCGACGGCTCCATGTCGCTGGCATTGGTGCACacgtccatggcggcggcgccggggtcggCGGCTCCCGGCGCCTCCGGGCCTTTCTCGCCTGAAGGGGCCAAGACGCCGAGCACTGCGCCGTCAGCGTCGCCGGACGGCGCGAAGAAGCGGGGCCGGCCGAAGGGCTCCACCAACAAGAAGCACGTGCCTGCTCTTG GCTCAGCAGGGGCTGGATTCacacctcatgttatttttgtTAAAGCCGGTGAG GACGTATCAGCAAAGATCATGTCGTTCTCTCAGCACGGGACGCGCGCGGTCTGCATCCTTTCAGCAAACGGCGCCATATCAAATGTGACACTTCGGCAGTCTGCTACCTCCGGTGGAACAGTGACATACGAG GGCCGGTTCGAGATACTGTCCCTGTCCGGGTCGTTCCTTCTGTCAGAGAACGGCGGCCATCGCAGTCGGACTGGTGGGCTCAGCGTTTCGCTAGCAGGGCCTGATGGCCGTGTCCTGGGTGGTAGTGTTGCCGGACTACTGACAGCTGCTTCACCAGTACAG ATCGTAGCGGGGAGCTTCAACACCGATGGAAAGAAGGAGCCgccgaagcagcagcagcagcagcagcagcagcagcttgctCCGTCACCGTCAGacccatcgccggcgccgctgaaggtcacgccggcggcgcccagcaGCCCGCCGTCCAGAGGAACAATGAGCCTGAGCGAGTCATCCGGCGGCCCACCGAGCCCGCCGCACGGCGGGgccagcggtggcggcagccaCGGGCAGCAGCAGTCGGGGGGCTTCTCCGGCCTGTCCTGGAAATGA